A single window of Desulfobotulus pelophilus DNA harbors:
- a CDS encoding DUF4857 domain-containing protein, producing MTLETTLQTLSRWVLCLSALLVMASVLPRMFDLAFRQATPVPFVLFSPVDNLFFMSGTLADGQRIYRDETGREYDRKTFMAKTPLFWFRDVFAWGMMPRLIEDVPITRKTVEEGSQIFRYRPGDLPSVSIPLWPLLESASDFSNLRLPETMFWNDGALVFENGITRKRDESMTRKVGQSLSDAGFSFPVQAVWGNPTTRKSHDDGYFLKDGKGRLFHLQQIKGEPVCLDTGVSGIGAIRYLVVSEDERRELYGYFITDDGRFHLLMQEDYRVISPDLMSFDPETMGLLFMADMLGRTVVYGNAEQWYALRLSLDYDILHSYGEKVAPALSPSIRFFKTTLFPFIFQTKAEYGKGAALSIQFSGLAAMYGTLFFSSLFLAIRKRVTGSFRVRLYEAVLLLSCGLYGFVVLFMEKSSSVIPAPAKKEPEF from the coding sequence TTCCCGCTGGGTACTCTGCCTGTCTGCCCTGCTGGTGATGGCTTCCGTTTTGCCCCGCATGTTTGATCTCGCTTTTCGGCAGGCAACTCCGGTTCCTTTTGTACTCTTTAGTCCTGTGGATAACCTGTTTTTCATGTCGGGTACACTGGCGGACGGGCAGAGGATTTACCGGGATGAAACAGGAAGAGAGTACGACAGAAAAACATTTATGGCAAAGACGCCCCTGTTCTGGTTCAGGGATGTTTTTGCCTGGGGTATGATGCCCCGGTTGATAGAGGATGTTCCCATTACAAGGAAAACGGTGGAAGAGGGCTCGCAGATATTCCGGTATCGGCCGGGAGACCTGCCGAGTGTATCCATTCCGCTGTGGCCGCTTCTGGAGTCGGCTTCGGATTTTTCCAATCTCAGACTCCCGGAAACCATGTTCTGGAATGACGGCGCCCTTGTTTTTGAAAATGGTATTACCCGTAAGAGAGATGAGTCCATGACCCGGAAGGTCGGTCAGTCTTTATCCGATGCGGGTTTTAGCTTTCCCGTACAGGCGGTATGGGGCAATCCAACAACAAGAAAATCCCATGATGACGGTTATTTTTTGAAAGATGGAAAGGGGAGGCTCTTTCATCTTCAGCAGATAAAAGGCGAGCCTGTTTGTCTGGATACGGGTGTCTCAGGGATCGGGGCCATACGGTATCTGGTTGTCAGTGAGGATGAGCGCAGGGAGCTCTATGGTTATTTTATAACGGATGACGGCAGGTTCCATCTTCTGATGCAGGAAGATTACCGGGTTATAAGCCCTGATCTTATGTCTTTTGACCCGGAGACCATGGGCCTTCTGTTTATGGCCGATATGCTTGGGCGAACCGTTGTCTATGGGAATGCGGAGCAGTGGTATGCCCTGCGCCTCTCCCTGGATTATGACATTCTTCACAGTTATGGTGAAAAGGTGGCTCCGGCCCTTTCGCCTTCCATACGTTTTTTTAAAACCACGCTTTTTCCCTTTATTTTTCAGACAAAGGCAGAGTATGGCAAAGGCGCGGCCTTGTCCATTCAGTTTTCTGGTTTAGCAGCCATGTATGGGACTCTGTTTTTTTCTTCCCTGTTTCTGGCAATCCGAAAACGGGTAACGGGATCTTTTCGTGTACGCCTTTATGAAGCGGTACTGCTTCTCAGTTGCGGGCTTTATGGATTTGTCGTTTTATTCATGGAAAAAAGTTCTTCAGTAATTCCTGCACCTGCAAAGAAAGAACCTGAGTTCTGA
- a CDS encoding PAS domain-containing protein: MPFYQKSRDELMEELRLAREEVAALKLSESAWKERSLLLDASQSMAKIGGWQWDNERRVMLWTREVYRIHGMDPDAVSAGSQEFVEQGFDCYAEKDRGRIRSLFDRCVQHGEAYDEIFPFTPLNGGFIWIRTTAVPVVKKGRIVRVLGNIMDVSDLKKMEMELQKMQRSVEDSPVSIVITDTHGTIEYVNPAFTDVTGYSFSEAVGQNPRIMKSGMHDTHFYTELWNTLVRGDIWKGEICNRRKDGALFWEQVSIAPVKSPEGDITHFLGVKDDISDKKELDRIKEDMERVMHHDLKTPLNGIIGLPQILLMDDNLTEEQTEIIRLIEDSGRKMLDFIDQSMDFYKMETGTYVCNKCAVDAFLLMRQLVRKQARILEQKKLMISLLVDGKKGGKEDRFVVEAEEKLLYFLFSNLFMNAVEASPEGESIEIDFISTRPKCIAMCNKGEVPREIRDFFFEKYKTYGKTRGTGLGTYSAWLMARAMGYGIDMHTSDEKQNTRIRILIPCEI; this comes from the coding sequence ATGCCGTTTTATCAAAAAAGCAGGGACGAACTCATGGAAGAGCTGCGTCTTGCCCGTGAGGAAGTGGCGGCACTCAAACTCTCTGAATCTGCATGGAAAGAGCGGAGCCTTCTTCTGGATGCCAGCCAGTCCATGGCAAAAATAGGTGGCTGGCAATGGGATAATGAACGAAGGGTTATGTTGTGGACAAGGGAGGTGTACCGGATTCATGGCATGGACCCGGATGCCGTTTCTGCCGGTTCTCAGGAGTTTGTGGAGCAAGGTTTTGATTGTTATGCGGAGAAAGACAGGGGGCGTATCCGGTCTCTTTTTGACCGGTGTGTACAGCATGGTGAAGCCTATGACGAGATTTTTCCATTCACACCCTTGAACGGAGGTTTCATATGGATTCGGACTACAGCCGTGCCGGTAGTGAAAAAAGGTCGGATTGTCAGGGTGCTTGGCAATATTATGGATGTGAGCGATCTGAAGAAAATGGAGATGGAACTTCAGAAAATGCAGCGTTCCGTAGAAGACAGTCCGGTCAGTATTGTTATTACGGATACCCATGGGACCATTGAGTATGTGAATCCTGCTTTTACGGACGTAACGGGTTATTCCTTTTCAGAAGCTGTGGGGCAGAATCCGCGCATCATGAAGTCAGGAATGCATGATACGCACTTTTATACGGAATTGTGGAATACCCTCGTGCGGGGGGATATCTGGAAAGGAGAGATCTGTAACCGTAGAAAAGATGGGGCTTTATTCTGGGAGCAGGTTTCCATAGCGCCTGTTAAAAGTCCGGAAGGTGACATTACCCATTTTCTGGGTGTTAAAGATGATATCAGTGATAAAAAAGAGCTGGATCGTATCAAGGAAGACATGGAAAGGGTGATGCATCATGATTTGAAAACACCCTTGAATGGTATTATCGGTTTACCCCAGATTCTTCTTATGGATGACAATCTAACTGAAGAGCAGACTGAAATTATTCGTCTTATAGAGGATTCAGGCAGAAAGATGCTGGATTTTATTGATCAGTCTATGGATTTTTATAAAATGGAAACCGGTACCTATGTCTGCAATAAATGTGCTGTGGATGCTTTTTTACTCATGCGGCAGCTGGTACGGAAGCAGGCGAGGATTCTGGAACAGAAAAAACTGATGATTTCCCTGCTTGTGGATGGAAAAAAGGGCGGGAAAGAAGACCGGTTTGTAGTGGAGGCAGAAGAAAAATTACTGTATTTTCTCTTCTCCAATCTTTTCATGAACGCTGTCGAAGCCTCACCGGAAGGCGAATCCATTGAGATTGATTTTATCAGCACCCGTCCAAAGTGTATTGCCATGTGCAATAAGGGTGAGGTCCCCAGAGAAATCCGGGACTTTTTTTTTGAAAAATATAAGACCTATGGAAAAACCAGAGGTACGGGACTGGGGACCTATTCCGCATGGCTGATGGCAAGGGCCATGGGATATGGTATTGATATGCACACATCGGATGAAAAACAGAATACCCGTATTCGAATCCTGATTCCATGTGAAATCTGA
- a CDS encoding acyl-CoA dehydrogenase family protein, translated as MSQQDPFHTLLDFPETLPQIRHMAADFGKETLKAFPDIASSHPFPREVWKNAGEKGILGIGLPTIFGGQGGSFHDISAAAAEISFSAACPGLALSILLHHMIGAFIIKDFGTKKQQQTLLPPMARGEICISLAISEPGTGASPKGIRSLAEKTPEGWQISGNKTFITNAALADLFAVMVITGENKGRKEFSTFLIPRQSKGLCVKDMGPLPFLRPAPHGEISLGAVSVSDSALLGKPGYALNDMAKPFRGLEDALMAGAVAGGLAALLQRCCRDIGKDPADFPGTTDIAGLNEARIAALASLASRAAASSPPSAISERINRAIRDLSRRILEDLRTITKDRTLRQDTKTLFMDLEKSGTIAAGAAAVRQHQAGERLFQFS; from the coding sequence GTGAGCCAACAGGATCCCTTTCATACCCTGCTGGATTTTCCGGAAACCCTTCCCCAAATCCGTCATATGGCAGCCGACTTTGGCAAAGAAACCCTCAAGGCTTTTCCGGATATTGCCTCTTCCCATCCCTTCCCCCGTGAAGTCTGGAAAAATGCCGGAGAAAAAGGCATTTTGGGAATCGGCCTGCCAACAATTTTCGGCGGTCAGGGCGGTAGTTTCCATGACATCAGTGCGGCAGCTGCTGAAATCAGTTTTTCTGCTGCATGCCCCGGCCTCGCCCTTTCCATACTCCTGCACCACATGATCGGTGCCTTTATCATCAAGGATTTCGGCACAAAAAAGCAGCAGCAGACTCTGTTGCCACCCATGGCAAGGGGAGAAATATGCATTTCCCTGGCCATTTCCGAGCCCGGTACCGGAGCCAGCCCCAAAGGTATCCGCAGTCTTGCAGAAAAAACACCTGAGGGATGGCAGATTTCCGGAAATAAAACCTTCATCACCAATGCAGCCCTGGCCGATCTGTTTGCAGTGATGGTCATTACGGGCGAAAACAAGGGCAGGAAAGAATTTTCAACTTTCCTGATTCCCCGACAAAGCAAGGGCCTCTGTGTAAAAGATATGGGTCCGCTTCCCTTTTTGCGGCCTGCCCCCCATGGAGAAATCTCCCTTGGGGCTGTATCCGTTTCCGACTCCGCTTTACTGGGCAAACCGGGTTACGCTCTCAATGATATGGCCAAACCTTTCCGCGGCCTTGAAGACGCTCTGATGGCCGGAGCTGTGGCTGGAGGACTGGCGGCCCTGCTTCAGCGATGCTGTCGTGATATAGGAAAGGACCCTGCAGATTTTCCCGGTACAACTGACATCGCAGGCTTGAACGAAGCCCGAATTGCTGCCCTAGCCTCCCTTGCCTCCAGAGCCGCCGCATCTTCTCCGCCTTCGGCCATATCCGAACGGATAAACCGGGCGATCCGGGACCTTTCCCGGCGAATCCTTGAAGATCTTCGTACAATCACCAAAGACCGTACCCTCCGTCAGGACACAAAAACCCTTTTTATGGATCTGGAAAAATCCGGAACTATTGCAGCGGGCGCAGCAGCCGTCCGCCAGCATCAGGCTGGAGAACGACTTTTTCAATTTTCATGA